In one window of Drosophila ananassae strain 14024-0371.13 chromosome XR, ASM1763931v2, whole genome shotgun sequence DNA:
- the LOC6504986 gene encoding partitioning defective 3 homolog isoform X1, whose protein sequence is MFDVPPKCPALANKLGGIFGWRHTYKVAAKHEGIPHGQLHKSYSLTLPKRPPSPSAYSCVKPDSWVTVTHLQTQSGILDPDDCVRDVADDREQILAHFEDPGPDPGVQQGGGDGASGSSSVGTGSPDIFRDPTNTEAPTCPRDLSTPHIEVTSTTSGPMAGLGVGLMVRRSSDPNLLASLKAEGSNKRWSAAAPHYAGGDSPERLLMEKAGGHLSPQWEEEDDPSQQLLNQQPHSGGSNGAGGGGNHQPFARSGRLSMQFLGVGNGYKWMEAAEKLQQQNHHQPPVQQAQSGHSGPAQSGAYSSKSLPRESKRKEPLGQAYESIREKDGEMLLIINEYGSPLGLTALPDKEHGGGLLVQHVEPGSRAERGRLRRDDRILEINGIKLIGLTESQVQEQLRRALESSELRVRVLRGDRGNRSRQQRDSKVAEMVEVATVSPTRKPHAAPVGTSLQVANTRKLGRKIEILLKKGPNGLGFSVTTRDNPAGGHCPIYIKNILPRGAAIEDGRLKPGDRLLEVDGTPMTGKTQTDVVAILRGMPAGATVQIVVSRQQELAEQNGEQAAAGAQAAAAPAAAPPPIPVQKSSSARSLFQHSQQQQLNESQHFIDAGSESAASNDSLPPSSNSWQSREELTLHIPVHDTEKAGLGVSVKGKTCSNLNASGSSTTSSANGPMKHDGDLGIFVKNVIHGGAASRDGRLRMNDQLLSVNGVSLRGQNNAEAMETLRRAMVNTPGKHPGTITLLVGRKIHRSASSSDILDQSTSHSSSNSSGGGGSGNHNSSSNASDNSGATVIYLSPEKREQRCNGGSGGGSSSNEMNRWSNPVLDRLTGGICSSNSAQSSQQQQQQPSQQQQSHPPQQQQQQRRLPPAPAGSSAALRNESYYMATNDNWSPAQLHLLTGHGNTAMLIEDDSEPMSPTLPARPHDVQHCNPSSANASSGQQVAAGGAAPGAVPVPGTPSSSSNFDATYSSQLSLETNSGVEHFSRDALGRRSISEKHHAALDARETGTYQRNKKLREERERERRIQLTKSAVYGGSIESLTARIASANAQFATGYKHAKTASSIEQREQQQMAAESEARDQLGDLGPSLGLKKSSSLESLQTMVQELQMSDEPRGHHALRAPRGRGREDSLRAAVVSEPDANKPRKTWLLEEGDHEGGFSAQRNGPFQSSLNDGKHGSKSSRAKKPSILRGIGHMFRFGKNRKDGVVPVDTYATANSTISPPSSVVSTNTQQVQQAQQIPTAALAALERNGKPPAYQPPPPLPAPNGAAGGSQLNGGIHQNDIFNHRYQHYANYEDLHQHQHQHQHQHQIRSSSRGGDSSTSSISETLSESTLECMRQQVIRQRIKVEAESRRHQHYHSQRSARSQDISMHSTGSGSGSVSGSGGQAGPQAQAGNGVRPISSYYEYETVQQRVGSIKHSSTSGGGSGRGDNSSGAGGNTTTSPINVPHWKAAAMNGYSPASLNSSARSRGPFVTQVTIREQGGHPAHLLLQQQQQHQQQLQHQLQIQQQPTYQTVQKMSSGQSQYGSTAGSQPHASKV, encoded by the exons ATGTTCGACGTACCGCCCAAGTGCCCGGCGCTGGCGAACAAGCTGGGCGGCATCTTCGGGTGGCGCCACACCTACAAGGTGGCGGCCAAGCACGAGGGCATCCCCCACGGCCAGCTCCACAAGTCCTACTCCCTCACGCTTCCGAAGCGACCGCCCTCGCCCTCGGCCTACTCGTGTgtaaag CCCGACTCGTGGGTGACGGTAACCCATCTCCAGACACAGTCCGGCATCCTGGACCCGGACGACTGTGTCCGGGATGTGGCCGACGATAGGGAGCAGATCCTGGCCCACTTCGAGGATCCCGGACCGGATCCGGGCGTGCAACAGGGCGGTGGGGATGGAGCCTCCGGCAGTTCATCCGTCGGCACCGGATCGCCGGACATCTTCCGGGATCCCACAAACACAGAGGCGCCCACCTGCCCCCGGGATCTGTCCACACCGCACATCGAGGTGACCAGCACCACGTCCGGTCCGATGGCGGGCCTGGGCGTGGGCCTGATGGTGCGCCGCAGCAGCGACCCCAACCTGCTGGCCTCCCTCAAGGCGGAGGGCAGCAACAAGCGCTGGTCGGCCGCGGCGCCCCACTACGCTGGCGGGGATTCGCCAGAGCGCCTGCTGATGGAGAAGGCCGGCGGCCACCTGTCGCCGCagtgggaggaggaggacgatcCCAGCCAGCAGCTCCTTAACCAGCAACCGCACTCCGGAGGAAGCAACGGAGCCGGAGGAGGCGGTAACCACCAGCCATTTGCCCGTTCCGGCCGCCTCTCGATGCAGTTCCTGGGCGTCGGCAACGGCTACAAGTGGATGGAGGCCGCCGAGAAGCTCCAGCAGCAGAACCACCACCAGCCGCCCGTCCAGCAGGCCCAGTCCGGCCACTCCGGGCCGGCGCAGAGCGGAGCCTACTCCAGCAAGTCCCTGCCCAGGGAGAGCAAGCGCAAGGAGCCGCTGGGCCAGGCCTACGAGTCGATCCGGGAGAAGGACGGCGAGATGCTGCTGATCATCAACGAGTACGGGAGCCCGCTGGGGCTCACCGCCCTGCCGGACAAGGAGCACGGCGGAGGACTGCTGGTGCAGCACGTGGAGCCCGGATCGCGGGCGGAGAGGGGACGCCTGCGGCGCGACGACCGCATCCTAGAGATCAACGGCATCAAACTGATCGGCCTGACCGAGTCCCAGGTGCAGGAGCAGCTCCGGCGCGCCCTGGAGAGCTCCGAGCTGCGGGTGAGGGTACTGCGGGGCGACCGAGGAAACCGTAGCCGCCAGCAGAGGGACTCCAAGGTGGCGGAAATGGTCGAGGTGGCCACTGTCTCGCCCACCCGGAAGCCGCACGCCGCTCCGGTGGGCACCTCCCTGCAGGTGGCCAACACCCGGAAGCTGGGCCGCAAGATCGAGATCCTCCTGAAGAAGGGCCCCAACGGACTGGGCTTCTCCGTGACCACGCGGGACAATCCCGCCGGCGGCCACTGTCCCATCTACATCAAGAACATCCTGCCGCGCGGAGCCGCCATCGAGGACGGGCGCCTGAAGCCCGGGGATCGCCTGCTGGAGGTGGACGGCACGCCCATGACGGGCAAGACCCAGACGGACGTGGTGGCCATTCTGCGGGGCATGCCCGCCGGAGCCACGGTCCAGATAGTGGTCTCCCGCCAGCAGGAGCTGGCCGAGCAGAACGGCGAGCAGGCGGCGGCCGGAGCTCAGGCAGCAGCTGCTCCGGCGGCAGCTCCGCCCCCGATTCCCGTCCAGAAGTCCAGCAGTGCCAGGTCGCTCTTCCAGCactcccagcagcagcagctgaacGAATCTCAGCACTTCATCGACGCGGGCAGCGAGTCGGCGGCCTCGAAT GACAGCCTGCCGCCGAGCAGCAACAGCTGGCAGTCCCGGGAGGAGCTCACCCTCCACATCCCCGTCCACGACACGGAGAAGGCCGGCCTGGGAGTGAGTGTGAAGGGCAAGACGTGCTCCAACCTGAACGCCTCCGGCTccagcaccaccagcagcgCCAACGGCCCGATGAAGCACGACGGGGATCTGGGCATATTCGTGAAGAACGTGATCCACGGAGGAGCTGCCTCCCGGGACGGGCGTCTGCGGATGAACGACCAGCTCCTGAGCGTCAATGGAGTCTCGCTGCGGGGACAGAACAACGCCGAGGCCATGGAGACCCTGCGCCGGGCGATGGTGAACACGCCGGGGAAGCACCCCGGGACCATAACCCTCCTGGTGGGCCGGAAGATCCACCGCTCGGCTAGTTCCAGCGACATCCTCGACCAGAGCACCAGCCatagcagcagcaacagcagcgggGGCGGAGGAAGCGGCAACCACaacagcagctccaatgccaGCGACAACTCCGGAGCCACGGTCATCTACCTGAGCCCGGAGAAGCGGGAGCAGCGATGCAACGGGGGAAGTGGAGGCGGCAGTTCCAGCAATGAGATGAATAG GTGGAGCAATCCCGTTTTGGATCGTCTAACCGGTGGCATTTGCTCCTCCAACTCAGCGCAGTcctcgcagcagcagcagcagcagccgtcGCAACAGCAGCAGTCGCATCctccccagcagcagcagcagcagcgtcgCCTGCCACCAGCTCCGGCTGGCAGCAGTGCCGCCTTGCGGAACGAGAGCTACTACATGGCCACCAACGACAACTGGTCGCCGGCGCAGCTGCACCTGCTGACAGGACACGGCAACACGGCGATGCTCATCGAGGACGATTCCGAGCCCATGTCGCC AACTCTACCGGCACGTCCGCACGATGTCCAGCACTGCAACCCGAGCAGCGCCAACGCATCGTCCGGCCAGCAAGTGGCCGCGGGAGGGGCTGCTCCTGGAGCAGTGCCCGTGCCTGGCACTCCCTCGTCGTCCTCCAACTTTGACGCCACCTACTCGTCGCAGCTGAGCCTGGAGACGAACTCCGGGGTGGAGCACTTCTCGCGCGACGCCCTCGGCAGGCGGAGCATCTCGGAGAAGCATCATGCGGCGCTGGATGCCCGCGAAACGGGCACCTACCAGCGGAACAAGAAGCTGCGCGAGGAGCGGGAACGGGAGCGCCGCATCCAGCTGACCAAGTCGGCGGTGTACGGCGGCTCCATCGAGTCCCTGACGGCGCGGATCGCCAGCGCCAATGCCCAGTTCGCGACGGGCTACAAGCACGCCAAGACGGCCTCCAGCATCGAGCAGcgggagcagcagcagatgGCCGCCGAGTCGGAGGCCCGGGATCAGTTGGGGGATTTGGGTCCATCGCTGGGCCTGAAGAAGTCCTCGTCGCTGGAGTCGCTCCAGACGATGGTGCAGGAGTTGCAGATGTCGGACGAGCCGCGCGGCCATCACGCCCTGCGGGCTCCTCGCGGCCGCGGCCGGGAGGACAGTCTCCGGGCTGCGGTGGTCAGTGAACCGGACGCCAACA AACCCCGCAAgacctggctgctggaggagggcGACCATGAGGGCGGCTTCTCCGCCCAGCGGAACGGTCCCTTCCAGAGCTCCCTGAACGACGGCAAGCACGGCAGCAAGTCCTCGCGCGCCAAGAAGCCGAGCATCCTGCGCGGCATCGGGCACATGTTCCGCTTCGGCAAGAACCGGAAGGACGGTGTGGTGCCGGTGGACACGTACGCCACGGCGAATAGCACCATCTCCCCGCCCAGCTCGGTGGTGTCCACGAACACCCAACAGGTGCAGCAGGCGCAGCAGATACCCACCGCTGCCCTGGCGGCGCTGGAGCGGAACGGCAAGCCGCCGGCCTACCAGCCACCACCGCCCCTGCCCGCTCCCAACGGCGCCGCGGGGGGATCGCAGCTGAACGGGGGCATCCACCAGAACGACATCTTCAACCATCGCTACCAGCACTACGCCAACTACGAGGACctgcaccagcaccagcaccagcaccagcaccagcatcaGATTAG AAGCAGCAGTCGAGGAGGAGACTCCAGCACCTCCAGCATCTCGGAGACGCTATCGGAATCCACTCTGGAGTGCATGCGACAGCAGGTGATCAGGCAGCGGATCAAGGTGGAGGCGGAAAG tcgccgccATCAGCATTACCATTCGCAGCGCAGTGCCCGCTCGCAGGACATCAGCATGCACTCGAcgggatcgggatcgggatcggTGTCGGGATCAGGAGGACAGGCAGGTCCGCAGGCGCAGGCCGGGAACGGAGTGCGTCCCATCAGCAGCTACTACGAGTACGAGACGGTGCAGCAGCGGGTCGGGAGCATCAAGCACAGCAGCACCTCCGGAGGAGGTAGCGGCAGGGGAGACAACAGCTCCGGGGCGGGCGGCAACACCACCACCTCGCCCATCAACGTGCCCCACTGGAAGGCGGCGGCCATGAACGGCTACTCGCCGGCCAGCCTCAACAGCTCCGCCCGCAGCCGTGGTCCCTTCGTTACCCAGGTGACCATCCGGGAGCAGGGCGGCCACCCCGCCCACCTgctcctccagcagcagcagcaacaccagcagcaactCCAGCACCAGCTGCAGATCcaacagcagccgacctaCCAGACTGTCCAGAAGATGTCCTCCGGGCAGTCGCAGTACGGCAGCACCGCCGGCTCCCAGCCGCACGCTTCGAAGGTGTGA
- the LOC6504986 gene encoding partitioning defective 3 homolog isoform X3, which produces MFDVPPKCPALANKLGGIFGWRHTYKVAAKHEGIPHGQLHKSYSLTLPKRPPSPSAYSCVKPDSWVTVTHLQTQSGILDPDDCVRDVADDREQILAHFEDPGPDPGVQQGGGDGASGSSSVGTGSPDIFRDPTNTEAPTCPRDLSTPHIEVTSTTSGPMAGLGVGLMVRRSSDPNLLASLKAEGSNKRWSAAAPHYAGGDSPERLLMEKAGGHLSPQWEEEDDPSQQLLNQQPHSGGSNGAGGGGNHQPFARSGRLSMQFLGVGNGYKWMEAAEKLQQQNHHQPPVQQAQSGHSGPAQSGAYSSKSLPRESKRKEPLGQAYESIREKDGEMLLIINEYGSPLGLTALPDKEHGGGLLVQHVEPGSRAERGRLRRDDRILEINGIKLIGLTESQVQEQLRRALESSELRVRVLRGDRGNRSRQQRDSKVAEMVEVATVSPTRKPHAAPVGTSLQVANTRKLGRKIEILLKKGPNGLGFSVTTRDNPAGGHCPIYIKNILPRGAAIEDGRLKPGDRLLEVDGTPMTGKTQTDVVAILRGMPAGATVQIVVSRQQELAEQNGEQAAAGAQAAAAPAAAPPPIPVQKSSSARSLFQHSQQQQLNESQHFIDAGSESAASNDSLPPSSNSWQSREELTLHIPVHDTEKAGLGVSVKGKTCSNLNASGSSTTSSANGPMKHDGDLGIFVKNVIHGGAASRDGRLRMNDQLLSVNGVSLRGQNNAEAMETLRRAMVNTPGKHPGTITLLVGRKIHRSASSSDILDQSTSHSSSNSSGGGGSGNHNSSSNASDNSGATVIYLSPEKREQRCNGGSGGGSSSNEMNRWSNPVLDRLTGGICSSNSAQSSQQQQQQPSQQQQSHPPQQQQQQRRLPPAPAGSSAALRNESYYMATNDNWSPAQLHLLTGHGNTAMLIEDDSEPMSPTLPARPHDVQHCNPSSANASSGQQVAAGGAAPGAVPVPGTPSSSSNFDATYSSQLSLETNSGVEHFSRDALGRRSISEKHHAALDARETGTYQRNKKLREERERERRIQLTKSAVYGGSIESLTARIASANAQFATGYKHAKTASSIEQREQQQMAAESEARDQLGDLGPSLGLKKSSSLESLQTMVQELQMSDEPRGHHALRAPRGRGREDSLRAAVVSEPDANKPRKTWLLEEGDHEGGFSAQRNGPFQSSLNDGKHGSKSSRAKKPSILRGIGHMFRFGKNRKDGVVPVDTYATANSTISPPSSVVSTNTQQVQQAQQIPTAALAALERNGKPPAYQPPPPLPAPNGAAGGSQLNGGIHQNDIFNHRYQHYANYEDLHQHQHQHQHQHQISRRHQHYHSQRSARSQDISMHSTGSGSGSVSGSGGQAGPQAQAGNGVRPISSYYEYETVQQRVGSIKHSSTSGGGSGRGDNSSGAGGNTTTSPINVPHWKAAAMNGYSPASLNSSARSRGPFVTQVTIREQGGHPAHLLLQQQQQHQQQLQHQLQIQQQPTYQTVQKMSSGQSQYGSTAGSQPHASKV; this is translated from the exons ATGTTCGACGTACCGCCCAAGTGCCCGGCGCTGGCGAACAAGCTGGGCGGCATCTTCGGGTGGCGCCACACCTACAAGGTGGCGGCCAAGCACGAGGGCATCCCCCACGGCCAGCTCCACAAGTCCTACTCCCTCACGCTTCCGAAGCGACCGCCCTCGCCCTCGGCCTACTCGTGTgtaaag CCCGACTCGTGGGTGACGGTAACCCATCTCCAGACACAGTCCGGCATCCTGGACCCGGACGACTGTGTCCGGGATGTGGCCGACGATAGGGAGCAGATCCTGGCCCACTTCGAGGATCCCGGACCGGATCCGGGCGTGCAACAGGGCGGTGGGGATGGAGCCTCCGGCAGTTCATCCGTCGGCACCGGATCGCCGGACATCTTCCGGGATCCCACAAACACAGAGGCGCCCACCTGCCCCCGGGATCTGTCCACACCGCACATCGAGGTGACCAGCACCACGTCCGGTCCGATGGCGGGCCTGGGCGTGGGCCTGATGGTGCGCCGCAGCAGCGACCCCAACCTGCTGGCCTCCCTCAAGGCGGAGGGCAGCAACAAGCGCTGGTCGGCCGCGGCGCCCCACTACGCTGGCGGGGATTCGCCAGAGCGCCTGCTGATGGAGAAGGCCGGCGGCCACCTGTCGCCGCagtgggaggaggaggacgatcCCAGCCAGCAGCTCCTTAACCAGCAACCGCACTCCGGAGGAAGCAACGGAGCCGGAGGAGGCGGTAACCACCAGCCATTTGCCCGTTCCGGCCGCCTCTCGATGCAGTTCCTGGGCGTCGGCAACGGCTACAAGTGGATGGAGGCCGCCGAGAAGCTCCAGCAGCAGAACCACCACCAGCCGCCCGTCCAGCAGGCCCAGTCCGGCCACTCCGGGCCGGCGCAGAGCGGAGCCTACTCCAGCAAGTCCCTGCCCAGGGAGAGCAAGCGCAAGGAGCCGCTGGGCCAGGCCTACGAGTCGATCCGGGAGAAGGACGGCGAGATGCTGCTGATCATCAACGAGTACGGGAGCCCGCTGGGGCTCACCGCCCTGCCGGACAAGGAGCACGGCGGAGGACTGCTGGTGCAGCACGTGGAGCCCGGATCGCGGGCGGAGAGGGGACGCCTGCGGCGCGACGACCGCATCCTAGAGATCAACGGCATCAAACTGATCGGCCTGACCGAGTCCCAGGTGCAGGAGCAGCTCCGGCGCGCCCTGGAGAGCTCCGAGCTGCGGGTGAGGGTACTGCGGGGCGACCGAGGAAACCGTAGCCGCCAGCAGAGGGACTCCAAGGTGGCGGAAATGGTCGAGGTGGCCACTGTCTCGCCCACCCGGAAGCCGCACGCCGCTCCGGTGGGCACCTCCCTGCAGGTGGCCAACACCCGGAAGCTGGGCCGCAAGATCGAGATCCTCCTGAAGAAGGGCCCCAACGGACTGGGCTTCTCCGTGACCACGCGGGACAATCCCGCCGGCGGCCACTGTCCCATCTACATCAAGAACATCCTGCCGCGCGGAGCCGCCATCGAGGACGGGCGCCTGAAGCCCGGGGATCGCCTGCTGGAGGTGGACGGCACGCCCATGACGGGCAAGACCCAGACGGACGTGGTGGCCATTCTGCGGGGCATGCCCGCCGGAGCCACGGTCCAGATAGTGGTCTCCCGCCAGCAGGAGCTGGCCGAGCAGAACGGCGAGCAGGCGGCGGCCGGAGCTCAGGCAGCAGCTGCTCCGGCGGCAGCTCCGCCCCCGATTCCCGTCCAGAAGTCCAGCAGTGCCAGGTCGCTCTTCCAGCactcccagcagcagcagctgaacGAATCTCAGCACTTCATCGACGCGGGCAGCGAGTCGGCGGCCTCGAAT GACAGCCTGCCGCCGAGCAGCAACAGCTGGCAGTCCCGGGAGGAGCTCACCCTCCACATCCCCGTCCACGACACGGAGAAGGCCGGCCTGGGAGTGAGTGTGAAGGGCAAGACGTGCTCCAACCTGAACGCCTCCGGCTccagcaccaccagcagcgCCAACGGCCCGATGAAGCACGACGGGGATCTGGGCATATTCGTGAAGAACGTGATCCACGGAGGAGCTGCCTCCCGGGACGGGCGTCTGCGGATGAACGACCAGCTCCTGAGCGTCAATGGAGTCTCGCTGCGGGGACAGAACAACGCCGAGGCCATGGAGACCCTGCGCCGGGCGATGGTGAACACGCCGGGGAAGCACCCCGGGACCATAACCCTCCTGGTGGGCCGGAAGATCCACCGCTCGGCTAGTTCCAGCGACATCCTCGACCAGAGCACCAGCCatagcagcagcaacagcagcgggGGCGGAGGAAGCGGCAACCACaacagcagctccaatgccaGCGACAACTCCGGAGCCACGGTCATCTACCTGAGCCCGGAGAAGCGGGAGCAGCGATGCAACGGGGGAAGTGGAGGCGGCAGTTCCAGCAATGAGATGAATAG GTGGAGCAATCCCGTTTTGGATCGTCTAACCGGTGGCATTTGCTCCTCCAACTCAGCGCAGTcctcgcagcagcagcagcagcagccgtcGCAACAGCAGCAGTCGCATCctccccagcagcagcagcagcagcgtcgCCTGCCACCAGCTCCGGCTGGCAGCAGTGCCGCCTTGCGGAACGAGAGCTACTACATGGCCACCAACGACAACTGGTCGCCGGCGCAGCTGCACCTGCTGACAGGACACGGCAACACGGCGATGCTCATCGAGGACGATTCCGAGCCCATGTCGCC AACTCTACCGGCACGTCCGCACGATGTCCAGCACTGCAACCCGAGCAGCGCCAACGCATCGTCCGGCCAGCAAGTGGCCGCGGGAGGGGCTGCTCCTGGAGCAGTGCCCGTGCCTGGCACTCCCTCGTCGTCCTCCAACTTTGACGCCACCTACTCGTCGCAGCTGAGCCTGGAGACGAACTCCGGGGTGGAGCACTTCTCGCGCGACGCCCTCGGCAGGCGGAGCATCTCGGAGAAGCATCATGCGGCGCTGGATGCCCGCGAAACGGGCACCTACCAGCGGAACAAGAAGCTGCGCGAGGAGCGGGAACGGGAGCGCCGCATCCAGCTGACCAAGTCGGCGGTGTACGGCGGCTCCATCGAGTCCCTGACGGCGCGGATCGCCAGCGCCAATGCCCAGTTCGCGACGGGCTACAAGCACGCCAAGACGGCCTCCAGCATCGAGCAGcgggagcagcagcagatgGCCGCCGAGTCGGAGGCCCGGGATCAGTTGGGGGATTTGGGTCCATCGCTGGGCCTGAAGAAGTCCTCGTCGCTGGAGTCGCTCCAGACGATGGTGCAGGAGTTGCAGATGTCGGACGAGCCGCGCGGCCATCACGCCCTGCGGGCTCCTCGCGGCCGCGGCCGGGAGGACAGTCTCCGGGCTGCGGTGGTCAGTGAACCGGACGCCAACA AACCCCGCAAgacctggctgctggaggagggcGACCATGAGGGCGGCTTCTCCGCCCAGCGGAACGGTCCCTTCCAGAGCTCCCTGAACGACGGCAAGCACGGCAGCAAGTCCTCGCGCGCCAAGAAGCCGAGCATCCTGCGCGGCATCGGGCACATGTTCCGCTTCGGCAAGAACCGGAAGGACGGTGTGGTGCCGGTGGACACGTACGCCACGGCGAATAGCACCATCTCCCCGCCCAGCTCGGTGGTGTCCACGAACACCCAACAGGTGCAGCAGGCGCAGCAGATACCCACCGCTGCCCTGGCGGCGCTGGAGCGGAACGGCAAGCCGCCGGCCTACCAGCCACCACCGCCCCTGCCCGCTCCCAACGGCGCCGCGGGGGGATCGCAGCTGAACGGGGGCATCCACCAGAACGACATCTTCAACCATCGCTACCAGCACTACGCCAACTACGAGGACctgcaccagcaccagcaccagcaccagcaccagcatcaGATTAG tcgccgccATCAGCATTACCATTCGCAGCGCAGTGCCCGCTCGCAGGACATCAGCATGCACTCGAcgggatcgggatcgggatcggTGTCGGGATCAGGAGGACAGGCAGGTCCGCAGGCGCAGGCCGGGAACGGAGTGCGTCCCATCAGCAGCTACTACGAGTACGAGACGGTGCAGCAGCGGGTCGGGAGCATCAAGCACAGCAGCACCTCCGGAGGAGGTAGCGGCAGGGGAGACAACAGCTCCGGGGCGGGCGGCAACACCACCACCTCGCCCATCAACGTGCCCCACTGGAAGGCGGCGGCCATGAACGGCTACTCGCCGGCCAGCCTCAACAGCTCCGCCCGCAGCCGTGGTCCCTTCGTTACCCAGGTGACCATCCGGGAGCAGGGCGGCCACCCCGCCCACCTgctcctccagcagcagcagcaacaccagcagcaactCCAGCACCAGCTGCAGATCcaacagcagccgacctaCCAGACTGTCCAGAAGATGTCCTCCGGGCAGTCGCAGTACGGCAGCACCGCCGGCTCCCAGCCGCACGCTTCGAAGGTGTGA